The Rhodamnia argentea isolate NSW1041297 chromosome 7, ASM2092103v1, whole genome shotgun sequence genome contains the following window.
TAAATACCATAACTTGTGATGAATTTAAGCAAATTAATATAGAGCCAATAAGAAGAACACACTTATGATATTTGAAACAGATTCACCACCCGAGCCGCCATGCCTCAGAGCATCAAAATAAGCTATCTCAAAATGTATTTGATTATGACTTATTAAGTATCTTTTGAGAATGAGAATGAGAAAATAGCCCGTTTTATTAAGTGATTCGACCGCCGAAGGAATTGGAATTACGTCAAAAAGTTTGCCACTTAATTCAACAAATATGGAGTACAAGCaaacgaagaagaaaatggGGAGAAAAGTAGAGATAGGGTGTGTACCCAACAATCACGTGGAAAAAGTGGAGGAGGAAAGGTCAAATTTGGATGGCCACCGGACCGTTCCTCTAATAGTGGAACGGAACCTCCACTCAGTTTGGGTGGGTCCACCACTTTAATTTCTCGACTGTACATCCATTCGTCCCGTTGACTGACTTTGGGCTTCTCTTTAGGATAAGGCGACGCCACGCTCTCCAATCAAACAAGGATTGTCCCATCTTGTTTCAGTCTTTTTATATTGCGCCTCTCCTCCACCCACACGCCAACCAATCCTTTCCCAGCTTCTCTTTGCCCAAATACAAACAGAGACATGATCAATACTTCCAGCTCCATGAATATCTACCGAGTGCTGCTACTCACTCTTGTTCTATTTCTAGCTATGACTTGCGGTGCCGAGAGCAGACGAAGACGGCGGTGCTTTGCTTCATCTTGTGGTGACATTCGCAATATAAGTTACCCATTTCGACTAAAAAGTGACCCGCGGGGATGTGGTCACTCGAAGTATGAGCTGACTTGTGAAGATAATCACACTGTTCTGCACTTGGCTGATGGCCGGTACTATGTGCAGTCTATCGATTATCCTGCTCGCAAAATCAGGTTGGTCGACGATGGATTGCAAAAGGACAACTGCTCGTCTCTCCCCCGCCGTTCGTGGGAGCTATATAACTTCAAGATCAGTAACCATCGAAGCAACCCATACTACATGAGTAGCTACTGGATAAGCTACGATACGTTGGTCATCTTGAACTGCTCAACGCCGGTTAGTTCTCCATTCTACATCACTACCGGTTCGTGCATTAAGCGGCCATACTCTTCCAACATATCATCGAATTGGAACTTGTATGctttggtcaatccaaaagcaTCGTATATCATGGATTTTTGCACCATTCACAGTTGGACGTGGGTATCATATGATTTTGGGGGTGAAGAGCAGATAAATAGCAGCTCCTACAActacaacctaatccacaacatCATGGCTGATGGATTCGGTCTGCGCTATTATGTAGATTCAGGGATCAAAGTTTTCATGTGCACCTTTGATTTCTTGAGCATCTACTATGGTGCCACGGGTTGCAGAACCAATCACATAAATGGTAAGCATCGGTTGGCGATGATATCTTACTGCAATTTTGCATGATTCCAAACTCTCTTTCACTTGCTATCTTCTGCTGCATATTAAAATCAAATTGGTGGAGTTGCAAGATTacggaaaaaaaacaaacagaagTGACAGTGAAACTCGCCCCAGACATGGACATGGGCCTAGATTCTGTTTCCTTCCGTATGAGGGGTAAACCTTCCTTTGTAGTTTTTTGTTGGCATAGAGTTTGGATGTTTCTTAATTAGTTCCTTACTTAGTGACTTAACAAATAATTCAAGACAGGGTTGTTTAACAAATTACTTGTATGCATGTATTGATAGGAGGAACAATTAACTAAGAGGGAAAATTATTATCTTGCGTTGACTGCTAACAAGCGAAAGGGGTTTCTTGtattcttttggacaaaattcaACTGATCCATGTTAGCTTTACTCTCTTTTCTGGTGAGATTTGTTTTCATACTTCTTTTCCTTCTATTCCACTTCACATCATTCGTTCCTTCCACAGGTCTGCTTTTTGCAATTTGGACAACTCTCGAATCTACAGCATTACTAGGTAAGCCGCAATGATTCgttcttaaattaataaaaggaaCTAATCTAACCTATCAAAATTTCCCCAGTGTATTTTTGTGCAGCGAAATTCGTAATTGGGATGCCATTGGTCGCCATGTTTCTAATCTACAAGTATAGAAGAAGGCACTTTGCAATGGACAAGAACGTCGAAGAATTTTTGCAAGCTCATAACAACTTTTTGCCGATAAGGTACTCGTACTcgaatatcaagaagatcacCGGAAATTTTAAGCACAAGCTGGGTGAAGGGGGTTATGGTTCTGTATACAAAGGAATGCTCAGAAGCGGCAATGAAGTGGCCATCAAGATTTTGAAGCAGTCCAAAGCCCAGGGCCAAGATTTTATCAATGAAATGGCTACTATTGGAAGAATTCACCATGTGAATATAGTGCAACTCATTGGTTTTTGCTTTGAAGGCTCGAAACAAGCTCTCGTGTATGATCTCATGCCAAATGGATCATTGGACAAGCACATCTTCACTAAGGAATGTGATAAGTTTCTTGATTACGGGAAAATATATGAGATCGCTCTTGGCGTGGCAAAGGGGATTGAATACTTACATCGGGGGTGTGACATGCAAATACTACATTTTGATATcaagcctcacaacattctttTAGACAAGAATTTCACTCCTAAAGTTTCTGATTTTGGACTCGCGAAACTTTATCCCATCGATAATAGCATAGTCTCGATGTCTGCCGCAAGAGGAACCTTGGGATATATGGCGCCCGAGTTGTTCTATAAGAGTATTGGTGGTGTATCTTATAAATCGGATGTCTATAGCTTCGGGATGTTGCTCATGGAAATGGCAGgtagaaggaaaaatataaatgcAAATGCGGAACGGTCAAGCCAAGTTTATTTTCCATTGTGGGTGTATGACCAAGTGAGTGAAGAAGAAAGTGTTGAAATGGAAGAAGTTGTTGAAGAGGAAAGGGAGGTGATAAAAAAGATGATAATAGTTGCACTTTGGTGTATACAATTAAACCCTAACCATCGGCCTCCAATGAATAAAGTCTTAGGAATGCTTGAAGGAGATATTGGTACTATTCAAATGCCTCCAAAACCTCTTATTTACCCACCAGATGAGCCAGTTGACGATGGCAAAGCCGAGATGGAAGTAGAAACATTCTCAACTTCATCAAGCGCTCCCACA
Protein-coding sequences here:
- the LOC125315884 gene encoding rust resistance kinase Lr10-like translates to MSSYWISYDTLVILNCSTPVSSPFYITTGSCIKRPYSSNISSNWNLYALVNPKASYIMDFCTIHSWTWVSYDFGGEEQINSSSYNYNLIHNIMADGFGLRYYVDSGIKVFMCTFDFLSIYYGATGCRTNHINGLLFAIWTTLESTALLVYFCAAKFVIGMPLVAMFLIYKYRRRHFAMDKNVEEFLQAHNNFLPIRYSYSNIKKITGNFKHKLGEGGYGSVYKGMLRSGNEVAIKILKQSKAQGQDFINEMATIGRIHHVNIVQLIGFCFEGSKQALVYDLMPNGSLDKHIFTKECDKFLDYGKIYEIALGVAKGIEYLHRGCDMQILHFDIKPHNILLDKNFTPKVSDFGLAKLYPIDNSIVSMSAARGTLGYMAPELFYKSIGGVSYKSDVYSFGMLLMEMAGRRKNINANAERSSQVYFPLWVYDQVSEEESVEMEEVVEEEREVIKKMIIVALWCIQLNPNHRPPMNKVLGMLEGDIGTIQMPPKPLIYPPDEPVDDGKAEMEVETFSTSSSAPTTSAGFPLRDRNDV